In the genome of Pseudomonas sp. LBUM920, one region contains:
- a CDS encoding inner membrane protein YpjD encodes MVPLSPSLLPSLAAAILYAAATLYQGTRLAQGTKADKRLLVGLGVVALLAHAASLFTHLMTPVGLGLDFFSAASLIAAAVIALTLLACYRIPVENLLVLLFPLGMLTVLLAQFTPTGTVQVIDEEPGILAHILLSILAYGMFTIAVFQALLLLLQDHQLKNKHPSGLIKNFPPLQTMESLLFGFLWAGWTLLSLSLISGWLFVENLFAQHLVHKTLLACLAWVVFSVLLWGRNRLGWRGHKAIRWTLAGFCLLMLAYFGSKLVREYILHI; translated from the coding sequence ATGGTCCCCTTGTCACCCAGTTTGCTACCCAGCCTCGCCGCCGCCATTTTGTACGCCGCTGCGACTCTCTATCAGGGCACTCGTCTGGCCCAAGGCACAAAAGCGGATAAACGTCTGCTGGTAGGCCTGGGCGTCGTCGCCCTGCTCGCCCACGCCGCGAGCCTGTTCACTCACTTGATGACGCCGGTCGGCCTGGGCCTGGACTTTTTCAGTGCCGCCAGTCTGATCGCCGCGGCCGTCATCGCCCTGACGCTGCTGGCCTGTTACCGCATTCCTGTGGAAAACCTGCTGGTGCTGCTATTCCCGCTGGGAATGCTGACGGTGCTGCTGGCGCAATTCACCCCGACCGGCACCGTGCAAGTGATCGACGAGGAGCCGGGCATTCTCGCCCACATCCTGCTGTCGATCCTGGCTTACGGCATGTTCACGATTGCGGTGTTCCAGGCGTTGCTCCTGCTGCTGCAGGACCACCAGCTTAAAAACAAGCACCCGTCCGGGCTGATCAAGAACTTCCCGCCGCTGCAAACCATGGAAAGCCTGCTGTTCGGCTTCCTGTGGGCCGGCTGGACGCTGTTGTCGCTGTCGCTGATTTCCGGCTGGCTGTTCGTCGAAAACCTGTTCGCCCAACACCTGGTGCACAAAACCCTGCTGGCGTGCCTGGCCTGGGTGGTGTTCAGCGTGCTGCTGTGGGGGCGCAACCGCCTCGGCTGGCGTGGGCACAAGGCGATCCGCTGGACCCTGGCCGGTTTCTGCCTGCTGATGCTGGCCTATTTCGGCAGCAAGCTGGTTCGCGAATACATCCTGCATATCTGA